A genomic region of Nakamurella alba contains the following coding sequences:
- the fgd gene encoding glucose-6-phosphate dehydrogenase (coenzyme-F420), translating into MELKLGYKASAEQFGPRDLVEYAVRAEQLGLDSVWVSDHFLPWRHEGGHAPAAFTWMAAVGERTKRVQIGTSVTTPTFRYNPAVMAQTFATMALLFDNRVILGAGTGEALNEIAVSGREWPEFKERFARLRESITLMRKLWTEDSVDFDGEYYKLVNASIYDRPDTPVPVYIAAGGPLVAKYAGRSGEGFICTSGKGMDLYTEKLMPAVAEGAEKAGRDASTIDNTIEIKVSYDRDPEKALENTRFWAPLSLTAEQKHTVDSAVEMERLADELPIEQVAKRWIVASDPDEAVAQIKQYTDAGLNHLVFHGPGHDQERFLTQFTEDVVPKLRELA; encoded by the coding sequence GTGGAACTCAAGCTCGGGTACAAGGCGTCGGCGGAGCAGTTCGGTCCGCGTGATCTGGTGGAGTACGCGGTCCGCGCGGAGCAGCTCGGCCTGGACAGCGTGTGGGTCTCCGACCACTTCCTGCCCTGGCGGCACGAGGGCGGCCACGCCCCGGCCGCCTTCACCTGGATGGCGGCGGTCGGCGAGCGGACGAAGCGGGTGCAGATCGGCACCAGCGTCACCACCCCGACCTTCCGGTACAACCCGGCCGTCATGGCGCAGACCTTCGCCACCATGGCGCTGCTCTTCGACAACCGCGTCATCCTCGGCGCGGGCACCGGCGAGGCGCTCAACGAGATCGCCGTCTCGGGCCGCGAGTGGCCGGAGTTCAAGGAGCGTTTCGCCCGGCTGCGCGAGTCGATCACGCTGATGCGCAAGCTGTGGACCGAGGACTCCGTCGACTTCGACGGCGAGTACTACAAGCTCGTCAACGCCAGCATCTACGACCGGCCGGACACCCCCGTCCCGGTCTACATCGCCGCCGGCGGCCCGCTGGTCGCCAAGTACGCCGGCCGCTCCGGCGAGGGCTTCATCTGCACCTCCGGCAAGGGCATGGACCTCTACACCGAGAAGCTGATGCCCGCGGTGGCCGAGGGTGCGGAGAAGGCCGGCCGCGATGCGAGCACGATCGACAACACCATCGAGATCAAGGTCTCCTACGACCGCGATCCGGAGAAGGCGCTGGAGAACACCCGGTTCTGGGCGCCGCTGTCGCTGACCGCCGAGCAGAAGCACACCGTCGACTCGGCGGTGGAGATGGAACGGCTGGCCGACGAGCTGCCGATCGAGCAGGTCGCCAAGCGCTGGATCGTCGCCTCCGACCCGGACGAGGCGGTGGCCCAGATCAAGCAGTACACCGACGCCGGACTCAACCACCTGGTGTTCCACGGGCCGGGGCACGACCAGGAGCGCTTCCTGACGCAGTTCACCGAGGACGTCGTGCCGAAGTTGCGCGAGCTGGCCTGA